The segment CGGTAGGTTCAGTTAAACCTAAGAAGATTGATGTAAGGATTATAGCCGCGACGAACGCGGATCTGGAAGATCTGATCTCTCAAAAACTATTCAGAGCCGATCTATATTATCGTTTGAACGTGGTCAATATGTTGACCCCACCACTTCGTGAAAGGCCGGAAGATATTCCTCTTCTGATCAATCACTTCATTACTAAGTATACTTCTGAGAATGTTAAGAAAATCAAAGGGATTACCAGAGAAGCTCATAAACTTCTGATGAGCTATGCTTGGCCGGGTAACGTCCGGGAATTAGAGAACGTGATCGAAAGAGCCGTCGTACTTTCTCAATCCGAAATGTTGGATATCCAAGACTTCTCAGAGATCAGCGGACGTATACTTTACGGCGATGAGGGAGAAGATGTGGAAGTTGGTGTAGATCCGGAAGCTTCTTCCGAAGTTGCAAGTTCTAAGTTCTCTCCTGCTCATTTAGATGCATTAGATGGAAGAGCTATGGAAGTTGTGGTGGGAGAAGTCGAAGCAAGACTGATCAAGTATGCCATGAAAAAATTCAAATACACCAAGACCAGGGTTGCCAAGTTCTTAGGAATTAACAGAAACACTCTAGATAAGAAGATCAAAGATCTTAAGATAGATTATTAAGAAGGAAGTTTATCCTTCCAGTTCTGATCGAATTCCTTATAATTGCAGGTTAATTCTTCGTCCTTTAGGATCTTGCGGACAGCTCTGTCCCTTCCTAAAGGATTACTTGCTCCCCGGACCCCGCTTTTATCTTCTAAGGTGTTTGCTTGGTCGCTATGATTCATGAAGCGGGAATTATCCACGCAGAAGTACCATTGTCCTTCGAACAAATAAGAATATGTATAGATCAGATTTTGGAGCCTTTCAGGAAGAGATTGTACTTCTTTCTCTGTTAGGGTCCAAACGGTTTTAGGGTGAAACTCCCACACGAGTTCACCTTCTTCTATATCTCTACCTGCAAAAACTCCGAGTCCTCCGATTGGAGACTCAGCAACGTAAGTCGGCACTTTCAGCATATTTCTACAATCCGATTGCGGCCGCGGAAAGTGAATCATTTTCCGGAGAAGGATAAGGTTCCAAACTTCCGTTTTTCAAGACTACTACTTGGTCTGCGGCATGTAAACCGGTCAATCTATGGGTCACGGAAACGATTGTTCTACCTTCTCTCAATTTTTGGAGAGTCTTTAAGATCCTTGCTTCTGTGATCGGATCCAATGCGGAAGTCGCTTCATCCAGGAGAAGAATTTGAGGATTTCTTACCAACGCTCTTGCCAATGCGATCCTCTGTTTTTCTCCGCCTGAGAGTTTAGAACCCTTGTCCCCTGCTATGGTTTCGTATCCGTCAGGAAGTGCAGAAATGAATTCATGGATCTCGGCAAGTTTTGCAGCTTCGATCGCTTCTTCCGGGGTTGCGTCCGGGCGCCCCATACGAATGTTTTCCAGAATGCTGGTATGGAATAGGAAAGTATCTTGGAATACGATACCAATCATGGAATGAAGTGCATCCAAACGGATCTTCTCCATTGCAATACCGTCCAAAGTAACTTTTCCTTGGTTCGGTTCCATCATTCCTAGGATAAATTTGAGAATGGTACTTTTTCCTGAACCACTTTGTCCAAGGATAACAGTATAAGTTCCTTTTTGGATCTCCAGATTGACTCCGCTTAAATTCTTGGTTCTACCTTTATAACGGAAATGTAAATCTTCTAGTTTGATAGAATTTTGCAATTCAGAAGGTGCAAATGGACGTTCTCCTCCTTCGGATTCGAAGGTAGGAGTTCTTAAGATCTCTAATATTCTTCTAGCGGAACCGCTTGCTTGGTTCATCGTAGGAAAATATTGGGATACATACAATAGAGAATAAGACAAGTTCAAGAAAGGAGGAAGAAAAGCCGCCAAAGCTCCCACACTCACCATTCCGTGGAATGCGAACCAAGCTCCCGAAATCAAAAGTACCGCCTGCAAAAGAAGGATCCCGCCGGAGGCAGAACGTTCTAAATAAGAATTAGTCAGCCCTAATCTTAAAGAAACATGAAATAGTTTCTCACAGTTCCCTTTGAATTTATCCCAGAATGCTCCATCCAAATCGTAGACTCGAATCAGATTTTGAGCAGAGATAGATTCTTCGACAGCAGTGAGTACCTTGGCTTCTTCTATCTTTCTTTCGTAGCTTGCTGCGGTTGATCTAGTGGAGAAAAATACAGGACCTAAAAAAGTGATCGGCCAAATCAAGGTGGCAATTGCTCCCAACTTCCAATCTAGAGCGAATAATAAGGCAGTTCCGAAAATTGCTTCCAGTAACGGAGAAATTCCCCAAGGAATGAGTGCAAGCACTGCGTTTTCTAATGCAGTCAGGTCGGTTGAGAATCTTGAGAGCACATCTCCTAGACGAGTATTTGCGTAAAAGTCTAAATTCACTCTTTGTAAATGAATGAATAACTCTTCTCTCATATCTCTTATAGCACGAGCAGAGACCCAATTGTATAAATAATCTCTGAATGTCCCTGCGGCAGTAATTAAGATCGTGCCTCCAATCAGTAGAGCACCAGTTATGTAGAGAACTGTTTCATTCTTTCCGATTAAAGCTTCGTCGATCAAAAACTTAAAAGAGAAAGGAATCGCAGAATAAACGATGATTTCGGTAAAAAGAAGGCCTAAAACGATGCCCAGTCGTACTTTATAATTCTTAAAATATCTGCCTAAACCTAGAAGGACTAGCAAAGGAGATTCGGAAGAAGGTTCGTTTCCTGCAAAACTTGGCCCTAAAGAGGAAGAATAAGAGCCTCTAGCAGCCTGGCTTCCTTGTGGAACCTTAGGTCCGGCCGATTTTGTGTTAGAATACGTCGCCTGCGTTTTTCCGAATTTGAATCCTTCGGTAAATTTCTGTTTATTTGTCATATATATATCCCCATGGATCCCCAGTGGGAGAAATGGGCGTATCGGTTAGTAAAAAAATTTCACCGATTTCCCCAGTATATTCCAGAGGCCTTCCGGCGTATATCCGCTAGCAGCGGTTTTTCCTCGAACTTCTGTCTCATTGATGAAAAATTTTAGGAGACAGAATATTGAAAAAGGAGCTACTACTCATTTAGACTTCGTAAAACATTCACTGAAAAGCCTTAGTTTTTGAGTGTTATTTTTCAAGGAATATGCAGGCTTTGTAGGAAAGCGGAAACCATGATAGAATTTAACTACAAAGAAGAATACGGAGTCTACAGAGTTACACTTAAGACTTCTGAGACTGCCCCAGGAACCCTTCATAAAATGGTGAAGGCAATGTTCTTTATGGGATTTGAGATCCTTTCCGGAGATATTCGCACGATCAAAGATGGCGACTCCATGATCAGCTACGACGAATTTCTTCTCAGGTCACCTGAAACAGATTCTAAAATCAAAGCATCCAAACTCGGCATCTTAATGTCTTCTGTCTTTTCCGATGATAATGCGTTGGAAGAGATGATCCAAACCTCAAGTGAAATAGACATTCGAAATACATTTTATCTAGGACAAGATTCTCAATTGGAGTTTGAGGACGTTCCTGGCAATTCTGCTACAAAATTCTACTTAGAAGCTCCAGACAGAAAAGGGTTATTATACTTTGTGACCGGAGTTCTGAAGGATCTCGGGATCAATATTCTTTCCGGAGAAGTTAGAACGGACGGTAAATCCTTAAAAGCCCAGGACACATTCATATTAACCGACTCTCGTACAGGAATCGGTTTTGCAGGAAGCTCCACAGAAGAAAGGATCCGAAGATATATTCTGCAAAGCAGCTTAAATCAAGTTTGATTGCGCATATTTGAAACGTCCAAAGTAACTAAACCCATAAAGAGACGTATTGTGGTATCGGAATGATTCGATTCATCGGATCAATTTGCCGATACTATAATCCAGGAGTTCCTTCCACCTAACGATGGACGCAGCCAGAGATTTACAAAAGTTCGATTTTACGGAAGAAGTGATCCAACACTTCCGAGAAAATAGAATTATACCTGTCGATTTTTATAATAAACACGGACAGATCCTGATCCACAAAAAGGATATGGCGTCTGGAGACGATATCAGTCGTCTTCAAAAATTCGAAAAACAAGGTATCTATTTTTTAACTGCCGAGATCTCTAAGATCCATCCCGGTTCTAACAAAAAAAGTTCCTTAGATCCTTCTTTCGATAAACTTATTAATCCTACACTCACTTTGGATATGTCCAGAGGAGCGACTGATCTATTATCCGATATCAAAAAGTTTCCGTTAAACGGAGACCATGTAAAAGAGATCAACAAATCCATAAACGCAGTCTTAGATGACTTTAAAACTTCTCCTAATATGGAGACCGGACTAGTCAATATTATAGAAGTGATGAAGAATGCGGGTATGCCCGTGGATTCCGAAGTCCTGACCAAAAGGACAGTGATCGCGATGGCATTGAAGGTAAGAGCTGCAAAAGTTTTTACCAAGGTGGATATGGAGCAGAAGAAGACAGAACAGATGAATCTGATGATGGCTTCTTACCTTGCTGATATCGGTTACACTCAGATGAAGATTCCGACTCACGCGAATCTAAAACCAGAAGAGTTGGAGTATATCAAAAACCATCCGATCATAAGCTACTTGATGATTGCTAATCTTCCGGAGATCGAAGATCCTGTTAAGGCGGTAGTTTTAAATCATCATAGACCTCATCGTGGGGAAGGGATGAATAATAATTATCCACAAACCAAACCTTTGGTGCAAAAACTCCAAGGGTATCGAGAAAAGTATAAAGACGATTTTCGTAAAAATCTTTTAGCAACCGATATCCAAAGACAAGTAAAGTCCATTCTTACGAACGCAATCTCTTACGAAGATATCGGGATTCTTTCTATTGCGGGAGAATTCGCTTCTTTGACGACTCCTCAGCCTTGGAGACAACCGATGGATGGTCTCAAGGCTATGAAACTGATCTTGAACAATAGTTTCTTCGCTTATAATGAAAAAACGCTGAAAGACTTTTTCGATCACGTAGGACTTTCCTTATGTGATAACCAACCTTTCGTTAAGATTGGAGATTACGTTATTGTCGCTTCCCAGGATTCGAATCGTAAGGTCTTCTTTGAAATCTGTATCATTAAAGAATCTCACAAAAATTCCATCCGACCGATGTTGGAGAGAATCGGAACTATCCGACCGAAGTTCGCAAACAATGGAAAGATCAGGATCTCCGGCTTCGAGATGGGCAGCTTGACTGTGGACAGAAGACGAGCAATTTTTAACTTAGAGCGTAACGCAGACCCGAGAAGGATCATCTATTTAGTGGATCCGGAAATCGATCCTGAGTTTTTTGACTCTCTGGATCGTAAAGTAAGGGAAACATATCCCTCTAGGACTTCTTCCGATCCGGATTCTGCCTCTAAAGCACCTGTTTCTTGATCGATTGACACAATTTCGGAAATTTATTCTTGCCTGCTGCTAAGGCTGAATCATTTCTTTGTTACTAGACAGATATCTTACTTAAACGTTATATACATTGGGCTTATAAGTCTGGTTCAAAACTTAGGTTTAATAGCAGTTTTGATTTCAGGTTTCAAGAGTTTGGACTGGAAGGGATAAACTCTTGTATTCTTTGGCCCTCAGGTAATGCGTATGGATTTTTACTATGACTCAATTTCAAAGCGGTCCGATCGATCCCCTCAGACTTGAAAGATTTGAGTTCAATGCAGAAGTAATCAGACAATTTAAAGAAGCTCAATCCATACCCGTAGATTTTTACAATAAGAACGGGCAGATCTTAATCCATCGCAAAGACAATGCGAGCGAAGCAGATATTAATAAACTCCAAAAGTTCGAACTACAGGGAATTTATTACCTTCTATCCGAAAGACATAAGGTTGGAATCCAAGTAGAACAACCCGATTCCGTAAACGGCAAAAAAGTTTCTTATATCAAATTAGTGAATCCTGATCTCACCTTGCAGATGGCAAGGCAGGCTTCCGATCTTCTCAAAGAACTGAGAGATTATCCATTAAACGGAAATCATGTGAAGAATGTCGCAAAGGCAATTGATGTAATCCTGGACGATTTTGCGAATAGCCAAGATGTCGAACTAGGCTTAGTCAACGTAATCGAAGTAATGAAATCCGCCGGAGTGGAGACAGACTCCGAAGTTTTGACGAAAAGAACAGTCATCTCCATGGCAATGAAGTTACGGAGTTTAAAAGCGATCTCAGTTAAAGACACTGAAAATTCTAAGGCACAACAATTAAATCTGATGATGGCGGCTTATATGGTAGATATAGGCAAAGTCAGAATGAAACTTCCGGAACATGGGAACTTAAGCACGGAAGAATTCGAATACGTGAAAAATCATCCTATCGTAAGCTACTTGATGATTGGGAACTTGGCTTCTATTTCAAGTCCAGTTAAAACTGCAGTATTAAACAGCCATAGACCGTACAGAGGAGAAGGATTGAATAATAACTATCCTTCTACCGCTTTCCTAGAGAAACGACTGGGAGAATATTACGAAAAATATAAGAACGATCCTTCCAGAAGTATACTCGTGGAAGATATGCAGAAACAATTATATCTTTTACAAAGCAATTCTTATAGCGAAGACGATCCAGCAATTATTTCTATCGCGGGAGAGTTTGCTTCATTAAGTAGTGCTCAAAATTGGAGACCAGCATATGCTCCTATCACCGCTATGAAGTTGATCCTGAATAACAGCTTTTTCTCATATAATGAAAGAGTAGTTAAGGAATTTTTCGATTTTATGGCTCTGAGTTTATGCGAGAACAAAAGTGTTCTAAACGAAGGGGACTATGTGATCGTGGTTTCCACAGATTCTCAGCATAAGATCCATTTCGAGACCTGCGTAATCAAAGAAATTAATAAAAATCAAACTCGTCCTCTTCTGGAAAGAGTCGGGACAATTAGGCCTGTCTTCTCGAATAAGGGGAAAATCAAGATCGTAGGTTACGATCGTAAAACTTTCCGACCGGACGCAAGAAAAGCAGTCTTCAATCTTGCAAATGCTGTGGACCCAAGAAGGGTGATTTATGCGATTGATCCGGAATTGGATCCGCCTTTGTTCGATCTGATAGATAAAAGTTATCGCAAAACAGCTCCGAAATCTGTCGCGTAAACGGTCCGCTTTTCCGTTCCATATTCGAATCCTACTTTCTTCCGTTAGTGGTCTCCTGTTTTCTGGTACTGTATGCCTTCCAGTTGGGGTAAAATATTCAAAGTCAGTACGTTCGGAGAATCTCATGGCGAAGCCGTGGGAGTTGTTGTAGAAGGAGTTCCAGCAGGAATTCCGATCCGATTGGAAGAAATCCAAAAGGATTTAAACAGAAGAAGACCCGGACAAAGTAATCTTACGACTCCTCGGGACGAATCGGATACGGTTCGAGTTCTCTCCGGTGTTTTTGAAGGAAAAACGATCGGAAGTCCGATCGCATTGATCGTAAACAATCAGAACACGATCTCTAAAGATTACGAAAATTTAAGAGAAACATTCCGTCCTTCTCATGCAGATTATACATATCAGACTAAATACGGATTCCGTGCTCACGTAGGAGGAGGAAGATCCTCCGTTAGAGAAACGATTGCGAGAGTAGCTGCCGGTGCGATTGCTAGAATGATCTTAGAAGACGATCTAGGTATAAAAACAGTCGCTTGGGTAGACACAATCGGAACCATCTCTTCCGAAATTGCGGAAATCAATTATCCTAAAACCAGGGAAGAAGTAGATGTAAACGAAGTTCGTTGCCCAGACTCCCGGGCCGCGGATAAAATGCGTTCTCTCATCCTCGAAATGAAAGAAGCAGGCGATAGCGTAGGCGGGATCATCCGCTCCGCTTCCTATAATCTTCCTCCAGGTCTTGGAGATCCTGTTTACGATAAACTGGATGGCGACATAGCAAAGGCTATTCTTTCCATTCCTGCCTGCAAAGGTTTCGAAGTGGGTTCGGGGTTTTCTGGAACTCTTCTAACCGGAAGTACTCATAATGACGAGTTTTATGTGGAAGAAGGAAGTGGAAGAGTTCGCACCCGTACAAATAATTCCGGAGGACTCCAAGGTGGGATTTCTAACGGAGAAACTTTGGTGGTCCGGGCTGCTTTTAAACCTACTTCTACTATTTTCAAAAAACAAAATACTGTAAATATCGAAGGCAAAGAAACTACTTTGGAAGCAAAGGGTCGTCACGATCCATGCGTTCTTCCAAGAGCAGTTCCGATTGTGGAAGCTGCGATAAACCTGGTTCTAGTAGATGCGTATCTTTACCAAAGGGCGATGAATCCTCAGTGGTTTCAGAAATGGGCCAAAATTCCGGATTATTACAGAGATTTAAAACTCTGATTCGTCTCTCAGTCTGAAGTGGCTTCAAGAATCTGAGACAGGCTCTCATATCTTTGCGATCTAGAAACGGGTTGCCAACTTGGAATAGTACGTTTCCATTGAGATTTGGCGCCTGGCTTGTTTAGAAAAACGGAGGTTCGAGTGGTCAAGATAAAGATAGACGGGATCGAATACGAGGTCGACGAGAAAAAAAATCTGATATCCGCCGCTAAAGATGCCGGAGTGGATATTCCGTTTTTCTGTTATCATCCTAAATTATCCGTGGTGGGCATGTGCCGCATGTGTCTCATCGAGATAGAAGGGATTCCCCGTTTACAAGTTGCCTGCAATACTAAGGTCACCGAAGGACTTTCTATCGTCACGAAAAGCGATAGAGTCAAAGAAGCAAGAGAAGGAACGATGGAATTCCTACTCGCAAACCACCCATTAGACTGTCCCGTCTGTGATAAGGCCGGCGAATGCCAACTCCAAGATAATTCCTTTAAAGAAGGGAAAGGAAATTCAAGATTCACATTAGAAAAAAGGAATATTCCTCAAGAAGAGATCGGTTCTAATTTAATTATCAATCACAATCGTTGTATCGTATGTTATCGCTGTGTTCGTTTTGAAGAAGAAATGGTGGGAGAGTCCAATCTTGGGCTATTCGAAAGAGGATATCATTCCATCATAGGTCTTGCAAAAGAAGAACCTATCAATCACAACTACCAAGGTGCGCTTGCTGATATCTGCCCGGTCGGAGCATTATTAAATAATAAAACATTATTTAAATCGAGAGTCTGGTGGTACAAATCGGAAGAATCCGTTTGTACCGGCTGTAGCACAGGTTGTAAAACTTATACAAATGTACGGGACAATAAAATGTTCCGCTATATGCCTCGTATAGATGAGGAGAAGGACCAATATTTCCTTTGTGATAAAGGACGATTCGATGTGGATTGGCTGAATACAAATCGGTTATTCTCTTTCTATAAAAATGGAGAAACAAGTATCAGCAGTACTGTTTTAGATGAAATTTCTGAAAAAATTTCAAAATCCAAAAAGATCGCTGTGATTGGTGGAGCTCACGAGTCGGATCAGAACTTAAAATCTATTAAAGAATCTTTATCCAAACTTGGCGTTGCAGTCGTAACCGAAGCTAGAGTAAGTTCCGAACAATATAAAGAACCTGAACAAGTCGATTTCTTGTACACGACTGATAAAAGACCGAACACTAAGGGTGCAGTAGAAGCAGGCTTTATTTCTGCCGAAGGAATTGATTCCATTCGTTCGGCAGCTTCTAAGGGTGAATTCGATCTGATCTTTGTAATTAAAGAAAAAGCTTCCGAAATCTTGGCTGGCGTTCCTTCTGAATCTATTGTAATCTTAGAAACGAATCTTACGGAAGATGCGACTAAAGCAAAATATTCCGTGCCGATCAAAGCCTATTCAGAACAAAGCGGAAGTTTTACAAATAAGAAGGGATGGTCCCAGAACTTCAATAAATCTATGGAAGCACCAAAAGGTTTATCAAGCTCTGCGGAAATTTTCTCTTTATTGGAAAAGAAAACGTTAGAATTACGTTCTAACCTTAGAGAGGCAGCAGTTGGGAACCGTTAATGTAATTAATGTAGCGGCAAAACATAAACCCGCTTGGTACCAAAGGTTATATTCCTATTCCATTGCGAATGGGTTATGGATTACTTTAAAACATTTTATTAAAGCAGCTTTTCTAAAGGGTGCAGTCACATTAGAATTCCCTGAAAAGAAAAGAAAGTTCTCTCCTCGTTTCCGTGGGATGCATACCATGAAACGCGATGAGATAGGCAGAGAAAGATGTACCAGCTGTTTCTGTTGTATGTGGATTTGCCCTGCAGACGCTATTAAGATAGAAGCAGGACATGTAACTCCTGAGATTCAACATCTTCATCCGGAAGATAAGTTTGCTAAAAAGTTCGAGATAGACTTATTACGTTGTATATTCTGTGGGATGTGCGAAGAAGCATGCCCTAAAGGTGCGATCTACTTGGATGGTCCTGCGGAGATGGCCGCCGATAATAGAGAGGACCTAATCTTAACTAAAGAAAGAATGATGCAAAAAGTCGGAGGACCGATCTTAGGAGAAAGGCTCTAATCTTCCGACCCTTCTGTTTATAGCTCGCTTCGCGAGCTTCAGGAAGCACAGCGACTATAGCTCGCTTCGTAAACTTTAAGAGCCTAATCTGGGCTCTTAAGAAACTTTCCGATCTTTGTCTTGTAATTCCGAAGATGCAAATTCTTTCGGAAGTTCTCGAT is part of the Leptospira neocaledonica genome and harbors:
- a CDS encoding SET domain-containing protein, which produces MLKVPTYVAESPIGGLGVFAGRDIEEGELVWEFHPKTVWTLTEKEVQSLPERLQNLIYTYSYLFEGQWYFCVDNSRFMNHSDQANTLEDKSGVRGASNPLGRDRAVRKILKDEELTCNYKEFDQNWKDKLPS
- a CDS encoding ABC transporter ATP-binding protein, which gives rise to MTNKQKFTEGFKFGKTQATYSNTKSAGPKVPQGSQAARGSYSSSLGPSFAGNEPSSESPLLVLLGLGRYFKNYKVRLGIVLGLLFTEIIVYSAIPFSFKFLIDEALIGKNETVLYITGALLIGGTILITAAGTFRDYLYNWVSARAIRDMREELFIHLQRVNLDFYANTRLGDVLSRFSTDLTALENAVLALIPWGISPLLEAIFGTALLFALDWKLGAIATLIWPITFLGPVFFSTRSTAASYERKIEEAKVLTAVEESISAQNLIRVYDLDGAFWDKFKGNCEKLFHVSLRLGLTNSYLERSASGGILLLQAVLLISGAWFAFHGMVSVGALAAFLPPFLNLSYSLLYVSQYFPTMNQASGSARRILEILRTPTFESEGGERPFAPSELQNSIKLEDLHFRYKGRTKNLSGVNLEIQKGTYTVILGQSGSGKSTILKFILGMMEPNQGKVTLDGIAMEKIRLDALHSMIGIVFQDTFLFHTSILENIRMGRPDATPEEAIEAAKLAEIHEFISALPDGYETIAGDKGSKLSGGEKQRIALARALVRNPQILLLDEATSALDPITEARILKTLQKLREGRTIVSVTHRLTGLHAADQVVVLKNGSLEPYPSPENDSLSAAAIGL
- a CDS encoding ACT domain-containing protein codes for the protein MIEFNYKEEYGVYRVTLKTSETAPGTLHKMVKAMFFMGFEILSGDIRTIKDGDSMISYDEFLLRSPETDSKIKASKLGILMSSVFSDDNALEEMIQTSSEIDIRNTFYLGQDSQLEFEDVPGNSATKFYLEAPDRKGLLYFVTGVLKDLGINILSGEVRTDGKSLKAQDTFILTDSRTGIGFAGSSTEERIRRYILQSSLNQV
- a CDS encoding HD-GYP domain-containing protein, which codes for MDAARDLQKFDFTEEVIQHFRENRIIPVDFYNKHGQILIHKKDMASGDDISRLQKFEKQGIYFLTAEISKIHPGSNKKSSLDPSFDKLINPTLTLDMSRGATDLLSDIKKFPLNGDHVKEINKSINAVLDDFKTSPNMETGLVNIIEVMKNAGMPVDSEVLTKRTVIAMALKVRAAKVFTKVDMEQKKTEQMNLMMASYLADIGYTQMKIPTHANLKPEELEYIKNHPIISYLMIANLPEIEDPVKAVVLNHHRPHRGEGMNNNYPQTKPLVQKLQGYREKYKDDFRKNLLATDIQRQVKSILTNAISYEDIGILSIAGEFASLTTPQPWRQPMDGLKAMKLILNNSFFAYNEKTLKDFFDHVGLSLCDNQPFVKIGDYVIVASQDSNRKVFFEICIIKESHKNSIRPMLERIGTIRPKFANNGKIRISGFEMGSLTVDRRRAIFNLERNADPRRIIYLVDPEIDPEFFDSLDRKVRETYPSRTSSDPDSASKAPVS
- a CDS encoding HD domain-containing phosphohydrolase — protein: MTQFQSGPIDPLRLERFEFNAEVIRQFKEAQSIPVDFYNKNGQILIHRKDNASEADINKLQKFELQGIYYLLSERHKVGIQVEQPDSVNGKKVSYIKLVNPDLTLQMARQASDLLKELRDYPLNGNHVKNVAKAIDVILDDFANSQDVELGLVNVIEVMKSAGVETDSEVLTKRTVISMAMKLRSLKAISVKDTENSKAQQLNLMMAAYMVDIGKVRMKLPEHGNLSTEEFEYVKNHPIVSYLMIGNLASISSPVKTAVLNSHRPYRGEGLNNNYPSTAFLEKRLGEYYEKYKNDPSRSILVEDMQKQLYLLQSNSYSEDDPAIISIAGEFASLSSAQNWRPAYAPITAMKLILNNSFFSYNERVVKEFFDFMALSLCENKSVLNEGDYVIVVSTDSQHKIHFETCVIKEINKNQTRPLLERVGTIRPVFSNKGKIKIVGYDRKTFRPDARKAVFNLANAVDPRRVIYAIDPELDPPLFDLIDKSYRKTAPKSVA
- the aroC gene encoding chorismate synthase: MPSSWGKIFKVSTFGESHGEAVGVVVEGVPAGIPIRLEEIQKDLNRRRPGQSNLTTPRDESDTVRVLSGVFEGKTIGSPIALIVNNQNTISKDYENLRETFRPSHADYTYQTKYGFRAHVGGGRSSVRETIARVAAGAIARMILEDDLGIKTVAWVDTIGTISSEIAEINYPKTREEVDVNEVRCPDSRAADKMRSLILEMKEAGDSVGGIIRSASYNLPPGLGDPVYDKLDGDIAKAILSIPACKGFEVGSGFSGTLLTGSTHNDEFYVEEGSGRVRTRTNNSGGLQGGISNGETLVVRAAFKPTSTIFKKQNTVNIEGKETTLEAKGRHDPCVLPRAVPIVEAAINLVLVDAYLYQRAMNPQWFQKWAKIPDYYRDLKL
- a CDS encoding 2Fe-2S iron-sulfur cluster-binding protein produces the protein MVKIKIDGIEYEVDEKKNLISAAKDAGVDIPFFCYHPKLSVVGMCRMCLIEIEGIPRLQVACNTKVTEGLSIVTKSDRVKEAREGTMEFLLANHPLDCPVCDKAGECQLQDNSFKEGKGNSRFTLEKRNIPQEEIGSNLIINHNRCIVCYRCVRFEEEMVGESNLGLFERGYHSIIGLAKEEPINHNYQGALADICPVGALLNNKTLFKSRVWWYKSEESVCTGCSTGCKTYTNVRDNKMFRYMPRIDEEKDQYFLCDKGRFDVDWLNTNRLFSFYKNGETSISSTVLDEISEKISKSKKIAVIGGAHESDQNLKSIKESLSKLGVAVVTEARVSSEQYKEPEQVDFLYTTDKRPNTKGAVEAGFISAEGIDSIRSAASKGEFDLIFVIKEKASEILAGVPSESIVILETNLTEDATKAKYSVPIKAYSEQSGSFTNKKGWSQNFNKSMEAPKGLSSSAEIFSLLEKKTLELRSNLREAAVGNR
- a CDS encoding NuoI/complex I 23 kDa subunit family protein — protein: MGTVNVINVAAKHKPAWYQRLYSYSIANGLWITLKHFIKAAFLKGAVTLEFPEKKRKFSPRFRGMHTMKRDEIGRERCTSCFCCMWICPADAIKIEAGHVTPEIQHLHPEDKFAKKFEIDLLRCIFCGMCEEACPKGAIYLDGPAEMAADNREDLILTKERMMQKVGGPILGERL